TCAAACCTTTCTTGGGTATTGCTCCCAAAATTATGTACATAGACTGTTGTTGAAGAATCGTATTGGGCTTTTAGGAGGATAGGTTAAATGTCTGTTCTGTGTTTTCACCACGAGTTGCTGAGCCATAGACAAAAGTTTAAAAGGCTTCTTTACCCAATAATAGCAAGCAATTTAAAATTCAGGTCTGGCTGTTTACACCAGGATCCCAATCCTGATACAGAAAGACAGTCACCCACATCTGAGTTACAGAAACATTTAAGTATATTTCAGGACACCAAAACAGGTTGAGCCGGACAAGTTTTCCACGGTTTTAAAACACCATCCTGCAGAGAAACCATTAATGCTTACTAGTTCTCAAGCTGCCTTCCCATCATTCAGAAGAAAAACAAGTTACATTTTCCAAACAAAACGTTTAAGTGGCAATGGTTTATAGGATTTCATTACCAACACATCCCCTAGTAAAAACGGTAAGttataaaaaaaagattttattgaatagaaaggaaaaaaaccaaaaaacaaggCTTCCTACGAAAGACTATATCCATCCATTTTGGAATGTAAACTCTGAGCAGAAATAAAGGGCTCAGTTCACATTTTAAGAAGTCCCTGTTGGGTAAATCAGAATGGCCTGAAGGGAGAAGAGTAGCGTGGTGATCCCCTGCTTTGGTATGGAGAATCGCGACTCCTTGAACCAGAACGGGAGCGCGAGTAGCCATAGCTGATGCTTCTTTCAGGACAAACTCTGATATAGGAAGTTTCACCCTGGAATTTAAAACAGAGAAAACCCAAACGTTGGCATAACTCCCTGTGGTCAAcgttatgaatgaatgaatgccaaAAATGGAGATCAGTAACCAATGCACAAGTGACTCAAGGTTGAAGTTTCCACACAAAGGCAGTATGAATCCTACTGCTGCCTTAGGCCAACTGGCTCGGGCCTTGAGGTCTACAGAGGAAGAACATCTTACATAACAGCTACTATTGTGCAGGTTATTTGTAAGGCAAATACAGCCACGTTCTTTTCCCAAGTAATTAAGAGAAGGGTGAAGATGTCAGTTTCCAACTTTTTACTGTCGGAGGGAAAAAGACGTGAGCTAGTGCAGTCCTTCAGCATAGTGAGGAGATGCCTTGGTGAATTCTCTCACCAGTTCATCATAATTAAATCGTACCTCTGAAGCTCAGATTCTGGAGGGAAATTCCACAGTAAGCAGCCTCCAGTTGTGACAGAAGGGGTGGCTGTAGCAGATCAAACTAGCCACTGGAAGAAGGTGGTTGCAAGTGAAATAGCAATGCCCGAAGTTGGGGGTAAAAACTGGCTTACGGTAGAAATATCATGAGACGACCATTAGGAAATGTTCCATGCACAGATGGGGAAGACTGCTATCAGTAACCATTACTCATCAGCTCCTCTGGGTAGTAACACTACTGTTGGCTGATACAAGCTCTGGCTGCCAAGACAAGGTGAGTTAAAATTATTCAAACAGACAGCCAGTAGCAATTTCTGTTCAGCCATTGGCTGTcaaagggaaagtgggaaaagCAAGTCAGCTCAACTTACCCAGAAAAAGTCAGAGGCAAGTCATCCCCATTGCTCATTTTCCACGTAACTTAAGAAGGAAAATATAAAACCTGGTCTTGACTATCAAGGCTCATACCATGCCATCATGGGGCAGGTTTCACAAAGTACTGACAGCTCTGAAAACTGGATTCCTAACAGGCTAAAGGGATTACCGTTAGCCACCACTTCCGACACTGTTGCTAGATTGTGCCCTGGAGCCTCTTGAGAGCATCACAACAGGACAGCTTAATGTATGTTCCTCCATGATTGGCACACGCACATGCTCTTCACCCACAGGCAGAAACCCACCTCATGAGATCGgaatttggtgtcatccagtTTACGCAGTGCGTATTCCATGTCTTCCTTGCGGAGAAACTCAACCACCCCCATTCCATCTTTCTGAACATCTGCATAACATACATCACCAGCTTCACGCATATGATCTTTCAGGTCCTGCCAGCTGCCTGATGGGGGAAGCCCTGAGCAGTGAGAACACAAAACATAAGAGACTGTGTAAAGAGATGACACTAGCTGCTTAGGCTATGCCAGGAATGGTTGCGCTTTCTTGACTGGTCCCTCCAGTGTGTCAAGGCTCCACTGCTTCCACAGACTTCCTGCTTAATCCAGATAGTCAGTGCTACAATAAGAACAGAAGGATCCAAAGAATAGCAGTTAAGTTCCATTCCAGAGTGGATGAGCCCTCCATGTCCTCAAGGTAGTCCCCTAGGTAGCTCTAGGATTGAGAATGCTTGGTAATTCAGAGGAATCCTCATGTTGGTCCAATGTAAACTTAACACCCCTAACTCTGACTGGACAGACTGTACTCCACGTATGACTTAGTTACTCAGGATCAGATTCCCATCCAAGAATGACAGTCCCCTTCTAACAGTATGAGAGTGGGTCCTTAGTTCCAATAGGTCATCCTTGGTTAGCGGAGCAAGGATACCTGTATTTATCTATCAGCATGGTTACTAAGACAAGACAAACGGTAAGTGTTCTCCCTGTTCCACATCATGTTCTGGAGACACTAGTATGTTCCTGGCAGTTTTGAAGAATGCTTCACAATACTCTCTAGCAAGGCAAGTTCTCAAATTCATGCCAAAAGTCAAGAGATTTCTCCAGATATCCTCCCTGCCCTCCCAGGCTTCTGTGTGGGAGATGTACACCTGGGGTTCAACATGTTTGGTTTTCAGGTCCTGTTGCAAAGCTGAAGAGATTGCAATTCAGTGGTTTCCTCACAGTGAACACTCATATTGCTAGCCATGATGCCACAGCAGCATGCAGAGAAGCACAGTTAGATCACTGTGTTTTACTTAAGTAGCGCGTGGGAATAAACATGTTTTTATGAGTTTAAGTGGACCATTCCATAAATCTGGTCAGGAAGTGCTGAATTTTCTCCAGGGATTTGATCACCATGGCAAAATCTCCAAAATACTTCCATTTCTCTGCAGTAAGAGGTTCCACCCGTCTCTCCCAACTCACTAAACAGATACCTATTCCAGATATGTCAAAGGTTGTTTTCAGGAATCCACAAAGCTATCAATTGAGGGCTCTAATTCAGGTTATTTTTCTCTCATAAGTGCAATAATGTGCAGCTGCTGCGTCACCAGACTTTAATAGACTCACTTTTGTTCCACAGCATCATTTGCTTTAGTTATATGTGATGTCATTGAGACCCATTCCTCCTGGCTCAGCACACTACAAGAATGATCCCCAAgttcttcttccttcctgtttCCCACCCATAGTTGCCCATTTCCAAGTCCATTGAGCATACCTGCCTACAGGCAGAGACATATCTGCTCACCATTCATTCACCAAGATGAACTCCACAAGCAAAGGGACTTCCTCCATGTATCCAACCAGAAAGGTGTCTTGTTCTCTCGCAGCTCTGAAAAAACTCCTTCATAGGCACAGGTTTCATATTAAAGAAGAAACTCCTATTATGGCAGTAAGACAATCCTTCTCCCCAATACAATATATGTGAAGCATGGCATCAGGATGGATCCTAGTCAGTATGAAGTAGAGAAGGAACATACCTGAAACAAGGACTCGAAATTCAGAACGTCGTGAAGGAGGGCCATTCCTCCCTCGAGGCCCCCCACCAAAGCCTCCCCGACCTCTGGAAGGTTTGGGAAACTCAACACGTAGACGACACTGGCCATAATCGTAACCATTCCTCCCATAAACTGCATCTTCTGCATCTCTGTGAACAAATAATATATGTCGGTATTTAGCGATGTTCGGTCACCATGAGAGGAACATGAAAAGTACTATTGTAgctcaaatataaaaatattaagatGTTGGCCTAAAGGAGCAGGAGACCTCCAGTTTCCAAGTCAACAGACATTGGTACTTGGCAAGGTCTACCTCAACACACCTTATCCTCCAGTTCTTAAGGACCAAATACTTTGTGAGGACAGAGATGCTCCTACCTTTGGATCATAGAATTAAAGAAATGAACTGTGGACATTATGTAGCAGAAAATGTTGCAGAAAGGGATTCAAAAATTTCATGCCTTGTTGCAAGAAGTGTTAGGATAACATAGCATCAGGGAATTCCTTTTTACTTATCAAGCACCAGTTACTGTGTTGACTTGGTACTCTCTCTGGAGCAAAATCAAAAAGATAGTAATCACACTAGCAAAGGTTAGTGCCTAGGGCACTTTTACACCAGCTGTTTAAAAAGGTCAATGCCAACTGAAGAAAATGACCTGATACTGGTATCCAAAGACATTGGAATCAGCATGGTACATATTGGAATCAGAACAGCACATTTCTAAAGTAAGGTTGGCATAAACATGAGAGGCAGGAGACACATGGCTAGCGTGAACCACATTCACATCTGCACCACCTCACTGGTTCCCACTACTACAAGAGAGGCTTTTTGCCACTTGGaacccaagtgtgtgtgtgttccttatGCACCTTGTTTGCAAGCAGATTGGAAGCTAGAGGCATGAagctttctctcctctctctcttgctctctggAGTATGTAAATGGCATCGCTGAGGGAAAGATtaaggaatgttttcaagccacaGAAGGAAGAAACTTTCCTAAGTCTTTGAGAGCGGAAATTTGCGTGGCATCTTTTCAGCTCAATACTGAAGTTGGAGAAAGAAGGGCCATTCCTTCCGCGTCTACGTGGTACTACAGATGTTTAATATTACGTTGTTTCCCCCAAAGCATTATTTTTTGGTAGAGGTGGAGGCTAAGAACAATACAGGTACCTCGCAAGAATGATGGATACCTGTGTCGTCTCAAGAGATGAAAAAGCAACTGTACATAAGACCAAGCTTGTGGAATCACCCAACAAAAACTGCATTCTAAGATCCCGTACTTGCAGTGACAACAAGCAATACTGTGATGGCAAGCAGCAGACAGAATCTCACGCTTAGCTAACAAATGTACAACAACCACTGCATTTCAGCGGTTGGAGTTTTTCTAATGCAAAGGTGAAACTCAGATGTCTGTTCTCTGAGCATCCCTCGCACCCAGGAAAAAGGCAGAGCGGTGCAGAAATGCTGGCATTCCATATCTGGGCTGCGGAGAGGGAAAGAAGACGCAGGTACCAGCAAAGGGTTGTGTATCAAGTGAGATGGAAATGCTCTAGGGAGAGCATGTTGAGGCAGGGAAGGGATAGGGAATTAGACAGTTGCTATTACActgaagagaccacaggggctgAATGCCTTCCAGGTTCAGGTCTGTAAAGTCACAGAGCGAGGGATTTACTGGCAAGCTTGGAAATTGGTAATGCAACCGTCATAAACGTAAGCCATATTATGCTAAACACACAACACAACCTCTCCCCACAAGAAATTCTTATTTTTTTGCACAACAGGGGCAATTTAAGGCTGAGGATGAAGATCTGTTGAAAGCACCCCAAGTCCTGGTGCAAGAAGCATTGTGCATTTTCTGCTTTTGAGAATCAAGGCTTCATGGagttcccacccacccaccctttcccCATGCGCACACATCTAGCAACAGCTCCATTTTGAGGTGGGGAGCAGAATCCAGCCGACCATTCACAGCCAGGTTTAAAACAGATCTCCAAAATTCAGTTTCAAAAGAACAGTGTTATCTTTAGTGCACTTACAatggttactttaaaaaaaacacacaccaaacagTAGCCATGGTTTGTACATAGGTTAAACAGTCTCTGTcttcccccccttctttccttctctcgcTCAGACACAAACATACGCATTTGGCCAAAAGGTAGTTTTATGCTTTTGACAAAAATGCCTTAAAGATGCACAGAACCATGTTACATGGTCTCTCATTCTCTTGCTGCAATTGGAATTTATACGGTTATGTTCTTCCGTTAAGGTTCTTAGActgtgttattgtactttgttaggCTTTAAAATGATGTGTTATTTATGTTGTACATAGCATTGGGATTTTCTGCAATGAAGGGTGATATTCATATGGTTCAAAGTGCTAAATACAAAGGGAAGCCTTCATAGCACACTTTGGTTGCGCATGCACATGGAGAGAGTCAGATGTCTTCCTCAGAAGCCTTTTAAGGGTCCTTCTGGTTCTCACCTCCTGCTGGAACTAAGCTCAAGTTGAGTGGAATGGTGGAAATAATCAGCTATTcttgtttctttccctccttgGGGCAGGGACCTCTGAAACCCCATTTCGTGGTATTTAAAGTGACTGGCTGCAGGACAGTGGGGAGTACTTGTTTCAGTGCTGAGCTAGGattcctggagatcagggttcaaatcccagttcagtcatggaaactcaatgGGTACCCTTGGGAAAGTCCTGCTCCCTCAGCCTAAAAGCGAGAGGCAAGGGCAAGCCTCCCTTGGAGAAATCATTGCCAAGCAAATCCTAGGATAGAGTCACCATTCCCAAGAgtcaacctgaaagcacataacCAAAACAAAGCAGCCTGCACATGGACCAATGGCATGGGAGAAATGACAGCAAAGAATCCTATAGCGCATTAAGGACTAGGCACATGCTTTTGTGGGCTCCAGCCAATGTCAACATCACAAGCACAAAAGCTTAATGCCAAATAGACCATACTCATCTTTTAAGATGCCAAGGGACTCTAGGCGCagttgcactgtagaaataatggagtttgacacccctttcaaCGGCCACAGCTCCACCctacaaaactaccaatcccaggatgcATCACTgcagctcttaaagcagtgtccaaTCCCATGATTCCTACCATGTGGAAGCATCCTGTTGCTTTTGCCCAAACAGACTAAGATGGgcccaaaacacgctgcagaaataatccagtctgagacagagaagcctaaatgcctcacaaaactagttcccagaattccctagcattaagccagggcagttcaagcggtctccaactggattatatctgcagtgtgctttggaccggAGCCTGCACTAACCACCTGGGCAGCAGCTTCAGGGACGCAGCGAGGGTCACTCCACccagggaggcttgggccatgctTGCATTCCTCTTCCATTTTGGAAAAGTAAACTCCCAAGGGTCCGCGCCACAGAGGCTCCCTTTGGAGGGCTTGAACAGAGAGGCTGGGCGGCCATCTCTAACAGGGGCTGCTTGGAGGGggagaatgggtttggactggagggcccttggggtctctgccGATGGTGAGACTGCCTACGTCTGTGGCTGCAGccccactggagaaataacaaGCCAGTTTGCACCGCTTGAACTGCTCggactcaaggctatggcattctgggagttggaggttGTTGTGggcccatagccttgagccaggatgttaaggcggtgccaaagcgggttatttccccCGCGCGGATGCAGCCCCTTCCTGCCTGGCCCTTGCAACTCCAGGCTGCTTGGCTGCGGGAGGAAGCGCCCGGAGGCTTCTGGGAGGGCCCTTCCTGGGAGCCATGGCCGAGGCCCAAAAGGGCGGGAAAGGCCGGCGATGGCGGGCGAGGCCCTGAGCAGGCGAGGGCCCTTTCCCGCTTCCCCTCCCTGACGCACCGCGGGTCCTCGAAGCGCACGAAGGCGAAGGGCACGAGGCCGCGCTTGCTCTTCAGCTCGATGTCCCGGATGCGGCCGTACTTGTAGAAGAGCTCCTCCAGGTCCTTTTCGCGCACGTCGGCCGGCAGGTTGCCCACGTAGATGCGGCCGTCGCCCgggcctccgccgccgcccccGCCGCCTCCTCGGCCGCCCCCGCCGGACATGCCGGCTCCCCCGCCGCCGTAGTCCATCATATCCCGGCCCCAGCCCCCGGacatcctgcctgcctgcctgcctgccttcctcagCGGCCTACACCACGCACCGGGCTGgctgcctccgccgccgccgccgccgccgccgccccctcAGGCCTTGCTAGCCTAGGAATTGGCGGACGGAgggcaaaaataaaattagaggGAAGGGAGCAAAAAAAGGCAGGGGTCCAAGTCGGCTTAAAGGGGAGGAGGCAAAAGCAGGAGCCCCGCGCGCGCGCGCAGCCGAGGAAACTGGACCCCAGCAGCAGCTGCACACACCCCTCGCCGGGGGAGGAGGGGCCCCGCCCAGGACGCCTAGCGCGCCTGCGCCCAGGACTGCGGTGGCGCATGCGTGGCCGGAGTTTAGCCCACTGGGAAGTGGGCTGGCTGCTGCTGAGGCTGGGTTCGCGTTGCCTGAGCTGCCCCGGCCCGAGGCCAGTCATGGTCCGATCGGATGGCCTCAGGAAGGGCGctatgaaggcaatggcaagaagAGCCGTTTTCCAGGTCCCTGCCTTTCAGAGGGCCGCGATTGCAGAGGCAGCTTGGCTCCCAGACCCCAGGTTGTCCAGCTCCAGtcacactggagaagtaacctGGTTTAagtgccgtggctcaatgctgtggacttctgggagttgtagtttgttgcagaATTGCAGAAATCCTCCACTTTGAGAGCGcctgaactgccctggctcaacgctagggaaccctggaaactgtagtttagtgagacgttgagccttctctgtcagagagagatctggggccgCAGGAAGCTAcaggcagaggaggctaaagagcTCACAAAAcaatacttcccagaattccctagcactgagccggggcagttcaAGCGTTCTCAAAGTGGATGCTTTCTGCATTGTTTTTTGGCCCAtgttaacacatacacacagagtcaGCAAACCCAAACGCCA
This genomic interval from Sceloporus undulatus isolate JIND9_A2432 ecotype Alabama chromosome 10, SceUnd_v1.1, whole genome shotgun sequence contains the following:
- the SRSF9 gene encoding serine/arginine-rich splicing factor 9, translated to MSGGWGRDMMDYGGGGAGMSGGGGRGGGGGGGGGPGDGRIYVGNLPADVREKDLEELFYKYGRIRDIELKSKRGLVPFAFVRFEDPRDAEDAVYGRNGYDYGQCRLRVEFPKPSRGRGGFGGGPRGRNGPPSRRSEFRVLVSGLPPSGSWQDLKDHMREAGDVCYADVQKDGMGVVEFLRKEDMEYALRKLDDTKFRSHEGETSYIRVCPERSISYGYSRSRSGSRSRDSPYQSRGSPRYSSPFRPF